In the Populus trichocarpa isolate Nisqually-1 chromosome 1, P.trichocarpa_v4.1, whole genome shotgun sequence genome, ttttgttttctctataATTAGAAGGATTTTTTCATACTCACTTCCATTCTTAAGTGGAttcgttcattttttttaaaataattttcaggtAAAGAGAAACTTACAATTAAACTTATAAAGACACGCTATATGTAAAACTGATTGtaactattataaaaaagaaaggaaaaatattatatgtttattaaaataaatatttatttcacaacaaaaatgaaaaaaaaaaacaataaatacaaaaaaaagacatgtaaTAGAATAatgacaaaataataaatacaagaatTACAGATATAAATATATGTGGGTACGATGCGCGCGTCTCCATCGGCCATCGTCTTTGCAAGGCTATTCAAGTCCGGTCCCGGTCTCTGCTTTTACAAGTTGAAATCTTTCTTAATTCACACTTAATTGTATTCATAGATGTGGGTTTAAATGGACCTCTCTATTACTATATATCGGTCAAAAATAGCACTCTCAGAAAGTCGTTGATTAATTATCCATCCAAGAGGGATAATTAAATACTATATATTAATTGTACTCGTGtgctaaaatatataattccatcttatatatatatatattctttctaTGAAAAATTGAAGGCACTTCTAGAAAACGAACATAAAGACCCGATTAGCTGATTTTATCTTCAAATTACCTGACAAGACCGCAATTAGAATTCTTTAGTCATTCCACTGTGGTGTTTGAGTAATAggtatgtattttaaaaatattttttaatttttttatgtgcggatattaaaaataaattttaaatttttattaaaaatattaatttaatatattttaaaataaaaaatattttttaaaaaaactactatcaaaataaatatcaaacgGGATCAAGTTGCTTGACATTTGGCCATGATGGTctcattaattaaaacaatttccCCCAGACCCTATAAATACATGCGTCCACCCTTTTTCATTCATAACAAAACTATTTCACATCCcgctttgaaaagaaaaaaaacaacgacATGGAAATCTCCAAGAATTCACTAGCAATTGCTTTTCTTATTGCCTTAGCTATAATAATCCCTCTATCCCTTGCCCAAGACTCCCCACAAGACTACGTCAATGCCCACAATAATGCTCGTGCACAGGTAGGTGTTGGAAATATTGTCTGGGACACTAATGTGGCAGCTTATGCAAGTAACTATATTAAACGGCTCACGGGCGATTGCAGACTTGTGCATTCTGGTGGGCCTTATGGCGAGAACCTTGCAGGAGGTAGTGGTGATCTTACAGGCAGCGCTGCGGTGAAATTGTGGGTTGATGAGAAACCAAAGTATGATTACAACTCCAATTCATGTGTTGGTGGAGAATGCAGGCATTATACTCAGGTGGTTTGGCGCAACTCGGTTCGTTTAGGTTGTGCTAAAGCAAGGTGCAGCAATGGCGGTACAGTCATCAGTTGCAACTATTCCCCCCCCGGCAACTACGTTGGCCAGCGTCCTTACTAGCTGTGACTCTGGGGTTTGGTATGCAGGAATGTTTGCGTGATAAATAAGCCATGTCATTTGGCCAATAATAGTAAAATGGAAACGATGTATTTCCGCGACTAATTATATCAAACGATATTATGGTGCAATAAAGTTCACTTCAATTTCTCTGGAAAATGATGTTTCAATGACCTTAAATTAAAGGAttggtttaattatttaatatatgtatatattaaataattaaaccaaTGCTTTCAAGCCATCATGTTTGATGAGGCACGAGCTTTAAAAGGGTGCCATACTTATTAGTCAGCAATAAGGTGGTAGAGAATTAATGCAAATTCTTTCATAACAATTAACCACATGTATAATACTTCATAGGGAAAAGGAGAGATATATTCCTCCCAACAATTAATCCCTTAAATCTCCATCAAGCCTCCCAACAAAAGATTTTTCCAATTGAATCCCCATCTAATTGGATGTTATCCGATAAAcaaccaccaaaaaaaaaaaatcattgaggaatataaatttaaataatttgtttaattattggGATAATTGTTACCCAAATACCAAATTAAcaagatttaaataatattaaaataatcgttattaaaataccaaacatgaaaaagaacCATCAAGCATATTAGGAGAATCATTGcatattttttcctttccataatagaaatataaattgaaatgatttgtttagcttaaattattattttttaattatgttgaaTTCTCCTACGAGCTAATAAGAGAAAATTCAACTACCAATTTAAACCGCTCTATCATGAAAAAATGGATATTATTTCATTATGGAAATGGATCGgatgaataaaaatgaagacGATTAGACGCCTAAAGTAGGAGGGCACATGATCCGTATAATGACAACCCCATAATAGCATattctcaataaataaataaatattctaaattatatatttttatattacgaccatataattagataaaaaatcaagataatataatatttattaggaTAGACAAATTACCTTAATATTTGAATTGGGGCACTGGTTTTTCATAGACGTTATTgcttaatttgattattatggCACATTATTATTgctcaaaaaataaatggatattATTGCTTAATTTGAATTAGGGCACAAATATGAAACAAGCCTTACAATCTTGTGCTGATCAACACGATGCTATGATAAAGGGAGACATTCCATTGTCTCTACAAGCTTTGCGTTCGGGTGACTACAAAGTTTCTAAACGAGGCACAATGGATGCAGCCTCTATAGGCCAGGCCatgtgaaaaagaaatcacaacCAGATGCAGGTCGCCCCTTTCTGACATGAATAGAGTTGTGCATGGTGTCTCCGTCGTGGCTGCATCCATTGTTAAGACGATGAAAGGTAGTTGATAATATCTTAATTTCTCTGCTCTGCGCCTAAGGAAATTGAAATAAAGTTTTTCTCTTATGCTGCCAATCAACTAGGTTTAGTTTAGTTCTTATCTTGGTATTTTATGTACCTAATAAATTCGTATTTTGGAAGGATAATGAaagagtttttgttttcttgttcttcccACTCCTTTCAGACGTAGGCAGAAGAGAATAAAATCAAAGTAACTGCTGTGTTCGTTGTGTAGAATTTTGATTTATACCTTATCATATGAAAAATGAGAGTGCTCCTGGAGAAGGTCACTCAactagttttaatttgttttccgtttaaatcacaaccacaaagaCTAAATGAAATACAAACACGCTTATTATCAGCAATAATTTTCTActcataaaagaagaagaacaagtcGTCATAGCTTCATCGGGCCACCTATTTCCTTGAACGTTCCTACCATGTTACACGGCACTTTATTTTGATAGAAAGCAGCCAACAGTGCACATGCTTGACCTTAACAAAgctctacttttttttcttttttcttttggggtCATGACTCGTGATCATAAGATAATAACAAGTTTGGATATTGCCGAACGTGTCAACTTTTAATGGGCATGTTACACGCAcactttttctctattttcaaatcatttcgccatataaaaattgattttttactgTCATTATGCTAAGGTCAGTTATTGCCAAAACTTAAGATTATACGAGAGTTTAATTCCGTAtggaattaatttgaattttaatatccTAAGAGAAGACCTGTCCTTCAAAGATTAAGCCAATTTTCCTCTGTATTCATATCAATCCACTTTTTATATCACTGTTTATGCGTTTggtaagagattttttttaattttcttggagGATTGCATTTCAATAGAAAAATCAACTACCTGTTCTTTAATTAATCTCTCgaggaaaagaaaattagaaagaaagagatggtGTCATGTTGTTGACGCAATCATGGATGATGATAAACAATGGAATTAAAGCGGCGTGAtttgtggaattttttttaaaaaaaacaagaatacagGCGGGCAGTGACAAGGGAAAACACAAGGAAGGGCCACTCAATATTAATAAAGAGAACTTTGCATGGAGCAGCGGAGACCTTTCTGGTACAGATGCTGTGGAAATGTGGGTTGATGAGAAGGCAAACTATGGCTTCAACTCGAATTCACTATTGGCATTAAATACATTAGTTATGTTTGGCATAAATTAAAGTGATTTAtctaacatattttatttttacctgaATCCTcgtttaaaaaaactaaaagcaaagTGATTAACCCAATATCCATGAGCGCATCCAAGTGTTGAGCCTAATTATATATGAGTTTAACAAGCTGCTAGACCCAGCATTTCTAGGCTTAGCCAAACGCTGATCCCAAGTATATACCCAGACCCAACACCCTTAGGCTCAACCAAGCGTTGATCCCAAGTATATGCAGGTCTGACAAGTTGCTAGACCCAGCACCCTTGGGCTAAGCCAAGCATATACGGGTATGACGAGTAATCAGACTCAGCACCTTTGGGCTTAGCTCAAGTATTGAGTTCAAACATATGCGGGTCTGGCGAGTTGTTAGACCCAACACTCTTGAGCTAAGCTAAGTGTTGAGCTCAAGTATATACGTGTATGACAAGTTGCTAAACCCAACAGCTTTGGGCTTAGCTAAGCGCTGAGCCCAAATATATATAGGTCTGGCGAGTTGCcagacccaacatccttgggCTCAACCAAGCGTTGAGTCCACGTATATTCGAGTCTGGCGAGTTGTCAGACCGAACATCCTTAAGTGCAGCCAAACGCTAAGCCCAAATACGTGTGGCTTTGATAATCTTGTTAGGCTCAATGTTGGACC is a window encoding:
- the LOC18095154 gene encoding pathogenesis-related protein 1, encoding MEISKNSLAIAFLIALAIIIPLSLAQDSPQDYVNAHNNARAQVGVGNIVWDTNVAAYASNYIKRLTGDCRLVHSGGPYGENLAGGSGDLTGSAAVKLWVDEKPKYDYNSNSCVGGECRHYTQVVWRNSVRLGCAKARCSNGGTVISCNYSPPGNYVGQRPY